A window of Rhizobium sp. CC-YZS058 genomic DNA:
GTACGCGGCAATGATTGTCGGGGGTGGAGAATGAGTTCAGCGGACGCCTTTTGCAGCAGTGAGTCGAAGATCGAGCGGCTCTCCAAGGACAATGTGACCCGCTACATGGCGGGCCTGCCCGCCAAGGCGCAGATGGTTTTGAAGGGCCTCGTTCACATGGAAGCGGGCACCTTGGCGCTGACGCTTCCCGACCGCCGCACCGTGCTGATCAAGGGCCGCCTTCCGGGGCCTGCGGCCGAAGCGACGCTTCACAACTGGAACCTGCCGCAGCGGGCGTTGACCGGGGGCACCATCGGCGTCGCCGAAAGCTATATGGACGGCGACTGGGAAAGCCCGGACGTCGGCACGTTTCTGGAACTCTTTCTGGTGAATGCCGAGCTCGGCCGCCGCTTCCCGAACGGTGCCCGCGGCGTCCTTCGCTTCGTCGAAAAGCTCCGCCATTGGCGCAATGCCAATACCAAGGCCGGATCGAAGCGCAACATCTCCGCCCATTACGACCTCGGCAACGCCTTCTATTCCTTGTGGCTCGATCCCTCGATGACCTATTCCTCCGCGCTTTATGCCAACGGGGCCAAGGATCTGGAGGACGCGCAGCGGGCCAAGTATCAGGCGCTGGCGCAGGCGGCGCAGATCGGTCCGGGCGATCATGTGCTCGAGATCGGCTGCGGCTGGGGCGGCTTTGCCGAATATGCGGCAAGCGAGATCGGCTGCCGGGTGACGGGTCTGACGATCAGCCGCGAACAGCTGGACTTTGCCCGGGCCCGCATGCAGAGCAAGGGCCTCTCCGACAAGGTGGACATCAAGTTCCAGGATTACCGGGACGAGACCGGCCTCTACGACCGGATCGTCTCGATCGAAATGTTCGAGGCTGTCGGCGAGAAATATTGGTCGACCTATTTCTCGCAGGTTCGCCGCTGCCTGAAGCCGGGCGGGCGTGCCGGTCTGCAGATCATCACCATCAAGCCGGAATCCTACCGCGACTACCGCGCCAATCCGGATTTCATCCAGAAATATGTCTTCCCCGGCGGCATGCTGCCCACGCGCGATCATTTGACGGATCTCGGCCGCAAGGCAGGCCTCGCCATGGTCGGCGATCTGGGCTTCGGTCTCGACTATGCCCGCACGCTTGCCGAATGGCGTCTGCGCTTCTGGAAGGTGTGGGACAAGATCGAGCCGCTCGGCTTCGATCTGCGCTTCCGGCGTCTCTGGGAGTTCTACCTGTTCTATTGCGAGGCCGGCTTCCGCGCCCGCAACATCGATGTGCGGCAGGTCGTCTACGAATAGGCATCCGCGCGCGTCTGTCCGGCGTAGGAGAGGGTCGATAGGCAATCCTCACACCTCCTTCCGGCTTCGCGATGACCACGTCCCCTGCTCCCCATCGTCGCACGGCGGCCGACCCAGCCCCGGCGGCCGCCCTGCCTCGGCGGACGGCGTTTTTCTATTGCCTCCCCGCCGCGCCGCTCGCAGCCCTCGGCCTGCCGCTCTACACGCTGGTGCCGACCTATTATACCGAGACGCTGGGCGTGCCGATCGCCGCGGCCGGATGGGTGGTGCTGTTGATCCGCCTGGTCGATGCCCTGTCCGACCCGCTGGTCGGGGCTCTGGCGGATGGCATCCGGCCGTCCTTCGGGCGGCGCCGCCTGCTCTTTCTCTGCGCCTTGCCGATCGCGGCTCTCGCGGCGCTCATGCTCTACTGGCCGGGTGACGGCGCCGGGGCCGGCTATCTGCTGCTCTGGGGATCGGTCGCCTCGCTCGGCTTCACTCTTGCCATGGTGCCCTACTCCGCCTGGGGCGCAGAACTCGTCAGCGACTATCATGGACGCACGGCTCTCTCCGCCCTGCGCGAGGGGGCGACGCTGGTGGGCACGCTGATCGCCATCGTCCTTCCCTTCGCCATCGGCTTCGAAGCGCTGGGCTTCTCGGGACTGGCGGTTCTGGGCCTTTCCGTCAGTGTCGCTCTGCTGCTGCTGGGAGGGCTCACGGTCCTGCGGGTTCCCGAGCCCGATGATCGGACAAAAGTGCGCCTCGGGCTGCTGCCGGGCCTGCGGTTCCTCGCCGCCAACCGGCCGTTCCGCAGGCTCGTTGCTGCCTACCTCGCCAACGGGCTTGCCAATGGCATTCCGGCCACGCTGTTCCTGTTCTTCGTGTCGGCGCGTCTCGATCTTCCGGAGATGCGGGGGCCGCTGCTGTTTCTCTATTTTCTCTGCGCCATCGCCGGCGTGCCACTGGCAACGGTCGCGGCGCGCCGGTGGGGCAAGCACCGCGCCTGGTGTCTGGCCATGTCTGCCGCCTGCGCAATCTTCGCGCTCGCGCCGCTGCTGCCGCCCGGCAGTCTCTACGGCTTCGGGGCGATCACCCTGATGACCGGCGTGTTGCTGGGCTTCGATCTCGCGCTGCCGCCTTCGATTCAGGCGGATGTGATCGACGCTGATACGGCCGCGACCGGCGCCCAGCGCAGCGGTCTCTATTTCGCGGCCTGGGGGCTTGCCACCAAGCTCGCGCTCGCGCTCGGCGCCGGCATCGTCTTCCCGCTGCTCTCTGCAGCCGGTTTCGATCCGGCACGGGGGGCGGGAAACAGCGAAAGCAGCCTGTTCACGCTGGCGGCCATCTATGCCTGGCTGCCGGTCGCTCTCAAGCTGGTCGCCGTTGCGTTGATGTGGAATTTCCCGCTGGACGAACGCATGCAGCGCGACCTGCGCCAGAGCATCGGCAGAGGGTCGCCGCGGCCATGACGGCCGTCGTGACCTAGCTTGCCTCTCGCGATTCGGCAGGAGGAGTGTGAGCGTCGGGAGCGCCTCGGCTCGTGACAGGCGGGCGCGTCTTCCAGCCGGTTGCCCGGTTGATGGCCCAGAAATAGGCACCATAGGGGAGAAGCCGGAGCAGCTTCAGCACATAGGTGAAGCGCCTCGGAAAGGTGATCTCGAAGCCGGAGGCGTTGAGGCCGGCAACGATCCGCTCTGCCGCCACCTCCGGCGTCACCAGCGCCGGCATCGGGAAGGCGTTGTTCTTCGTGGCCGGTGTGTCGACGAAGCCCGGGTTGATGATCTGGATCCGGATCCCCTGCTTGTCGAGATCGAACTTCAGACTCTCGGCCAGATTGATCAGCGCCGCCTTCGTCGCGCCATAGGCCGCGCTGGTCGGCAGCCCAC
This region includes:
- a CDS encoding cyclopropane-fatty-acyl-phospholipid synthase family protein, producing the protein MSSADAFCSSESKIERLSKDNVTRYMAGLPAKAQMVLKGLVHMEAGTLALTLPDRRTVLIKGRLPGPAAEATLHNWNLPQRALTGGTIGVAESYMDGDWESPDVGTFLELFLVNAELGRRFPNGARGVLRFVEKLRHWRNANTKAGSKRNISAHYDLGNAFYSLWLDPSMTYSSALYANGAKDLEDAQRAKYQALAQAAQIGPGDHVLEIGCGWGGFAEYAASEIGCRVTGLTISREQLDFARARMQSKGLSDKVDIKFQDYRDETGLYDRIVSIEMFEAVGEKYWSTYFSQVRRCLKPGGRAGLQIITIKPESYRDYRANPDFIQKYVFPGGMLPTRDHLTDLGRKAGLAMVGDLGFGLDYARTLAEWRLRFWKVWDKIEPLGFDLRFRRLWEFYLFYCEAGFRARNIDVRQVVYE
- a CDS encoding MFS transporter gives rise to the protein MTTSPAPHRRTAADPAPAAALPRRTAFFYCLPAAPLAALGLPLYTLVPTYYTETLGVPIAAAGWVVLLIRLVDALSDPLVGALADGIRPSFGRRRLLFLCALPIAALAALMLYWPGDGAGAGYLLLWGSVASLGFTLAMVPYSAWGAELVSDYHGRTALSALREGATLVGTLIAIVLPFAIGFEALGFSGLAVLGLSVSVALLLLGGLTVLRVPEPDDRTKVRLGLLPGLRFLAANRPFRRLVAAYLANGLANGIPATLFLFFVSARLDLPEMRGPLLFLYFLCAIAGVPLATVAARRWGKHRAWCLAMSAACAIFALAPLLPPGSLYGFGAITLMTGVLLGFDLALPPSIQADVIDADTAATGAQRSGLYFAAWGLATKLALALGAGIVFPLLSAAGFDPARGAGNSESSLFTLAAIYAWLPVALKLVAVALMWNFPLDERMQRDLRQSIGRGSPRP